In Arthrobacter ramosus, one DNA window encodes the following:
- the nirD gene encoding nitrite reductase small subunit NirD, which produces MTVILEREEHVILEREEQLTSAPTASGWHRVCPLDELEPAWGEAALIDDVQVALFRVDAENVYAVAQQDPATLANVMARGITGSRGSRPTIASPLHKEVYDLQTGECYSNPGLRLPAFKTRVVDGFIEVEL; this is translated from the coding sequence ATGACCGTCATTCTGGAACGGGAAGAACACGTCATTCTGGAACGGGAAGAACAACTGACGAGCGCGCCGACGGCGTCCGGCTGGCACCGCGTATGCCCGTTGGACGAGCTGGAACCGGCTTGGGGCGAGGCAGCGCTGATCGACGACGTGCAGGTGGCGCTCTTCCGTGTCGACGCCGAAAATGTCTACGCCGTCGCCCAGCAGGACCCCGCAACCTTGGCCAACGTCATGGCCCGCGGCATCACCGGTTCCCGGGGATCACGCCCCACCATCGCCTCGCCGTTGCACAAGGAGGTCTACGACCTGCAGACCGGTGAGTGCTATTCAAACCCCGGGCTCCGGCTTCCGGCATTCAAGACCCGCGTGGTTGATGGCTTCATCGAAGTCGAACTCTAG